One Phaseolus vulgaris cultivar G19833 chromosome 2, P. vulgaris v2.0, whole genome shotgun sequence DNA window includes the following coding sequences:
- the LOC137810151 gene encoding uncharacterized protein → MPALRKQTLTAESDAVANDVVSHQPKISDYELSREQRIRENRERMGKLGIFDISLSLKNNKSHRAASRSYSSRKPKTPPSLKPSAPIRRSSRLQNVTPVSYTEVPVKKAEFAERRRVVIEEGAKPEVYTDEHLKLLGNTQKPWTLFVDGCGKDGKRIYDSVRGKTCHQCRQKTLGYRTCCSQCNMVQGQFCGDCLYMRYGEHVLEALQNPTWLCPVCRGICNCSLCRQAKGWAPTGPLYKKISALEYKSVAHYLIQTRRAEIDLEKNSDASNPVSVKRSLPFSEVNENNLGSLKPLAETEGVGAEVSTKRLLFSNEQDQLEKIECLHTPKPLQLEKKECSDTMKPLASSSKPSSDSIAGRLRSRFKKS, encoded by the exons ATGCCCGCTCTCAGGAAGCAAACCCTAACGGCGGAATCCGACGCCGTGGCCAACGACGTCGTGTCTCACCAACCTAAGATCTCCGATTACGAGCTCTCCAGAGAGCAGAGAATCCGCGAAAACCGTGAGAGAATGGGAAAGTTGGGCATCTTCGACATTTCCCTCAGCCTCAAGAACAACAAATCCCACCGAGCTGCATCTAGATCCTATTCCTCCCGCAAACCCAAAACCCCACCTTCTCTCAAGCCTTCCGCCCCCATTCGCCGCTCTTCCAG ATTGCAGAATGTGACTCCTGTTAGTTACACTGAAGTTCCTGTCAAGAAAGCTGAGTTTGCGGAACGTAGAAGGGTGGTGATAGAAGAAGGTGCCAAGCCTGAGGTGTACACTGATGAACACCTGAAGCTCTTGGGGAACACCCAGAAACCCTGGACGCTCTTCGTTGATGGTTGTGGAAAAGATGGAAAGCGAATCTATGACTCCGTCCGTGGCAAAACTTGCCATCAGTGCAG GCAAAAAACACTTGGTTATCGGACATGTTGTAGCCAATGTAACATGGTCCAGGGGCAGTTTTGTGGAGATTGCTTGTATATGAG ATATGGGGAGCATGTACTCGAAGCCTTACAGAATCCAACTTGGCTATGCCCTGTTTGTCGTGGAATTTGCAACTGTAGCTTATGCCGTCAAGCAAAAGGATGGGCCCCAACTGGCCCTTTATATAAAAAG ATATCGGCATTGGAATACAAATCAGTTGCACACTACCTTAttcaaacccgtcgagcagaaATTGACTTGGAGAAAAATTCAGATGCTTCCAATCCAGTTTCAGTAAAAAGATCACTACCCTTCTCTGAGGTCAATGAGAATAATTTGGGATCATTGAAGCCTCTAGCTGAAACTGAAGGTGTTGGTGCTGAGGTTTCTACAAAGAGACTGCTTTTCTCTAATGAGCAAGATCAGCTTGAAAAAATTGAGTGTTTGCATACTCCGAAACCTCTCCAGCTTGAAAAAAAGGAGTGTTCAGATACCATGAAGCCACTCGCTTCTTCCTCCAAACCCAGCTCGGACAGCATTGCCGGAAGACTTAGGTCCAGGTTCAAAAAATCATGa